One genomic segment of Clostridium estertheticum subsp. estertheticum includes these proteins:
- a CDS encoding dimethylarginine dimethylaminohydrolase family protein, producing the protein MIKNVIVRKLSKNFAEGITTSDMGKPDYKKAVKQHEDYIEALKKCGCNVLVLEADERYPDSTFVEDVAIVTEKCAIITKPGAESRKGEEKGIIDVLKKFYVNIEYLSGEACLDGGDILRVENHFYIGQSKRTNAEGARQLTEILSKYGYTSSTADVLHILHLKTGLVYLENNIFVATGEFKEHKLFKDFKEFKVIKVDDNESYSANCILINGYLIIPTGFKNSKKALLDAGFKIIEVDMSEFEKMDGGLTCLSLRLPKD; encoded by the coding sequence ATGATAAAAAATGTAATTGTAAGAAAGTTAAGCAAAAATTTCGCTGAGGGGATTACTACTTCAGATATGGGTAAGCCAGATTATAAGAAGGCTGTAAAACAACATGAGGATTACATAGAAGCTTTAAAGAAATGTGGATGCAATGTGTTGGTATTGGAAGCTGATGAGCGATATCCAGATTCAACTTTTGTTGAGGATGTAGCTATTGTAACAGAGAAATGTGCCATTATTACAAAGCCTGGTGCAGAGTCAAGAAAGGGAGAAGAAAAAGGAATTATTGATGTTTTGAAAAAGTTTTATGTCAACATAGAATATTTAAGTGGAGAGGCTTGTTTGGATGGGGGAGATATATTAAGGGTAGAAAATCATTTTTATATAGGTCAATCTAAGAGAACTAATGCAGAAGGTGCAAGACAGCTCACAGAAATACTTAGCAAATATGGATATACATCATCTACTGCAGATGTACTTCATATACTTCATCTCAAAACAGGATTAGTTTACTTAGAAAACAATATTTTTGTTGCCACTGGAGAATTTAAAGAACACAAGTTGTTTAAAGATTTTAAAGAGTTTAAGGTGATTAAAGTAGATGATAACGAGTCATATTCAGCAAATTGTATTTTAATAAATGGGTATCTTATCATTCCAACAGGATTTAAAAATTCAAAAAAAGCATTATTAGATGCAGGGTTTAAAATTATTGAGGTGGATATGTCTGAATTTGAAAAAATGGACGGAGGACTTACTTGTCTTTCACTTAGATTACCAAAGGATTAA
- a CDS encoding ABC transporter ATP-binding protein: MNSIKTENLSISYGDSDIVKDLNLNIPQGKITTIIGSNGCGKSTILKTIARILKPKNGIIYINGNDIQSLSSKSIAKKMAVLPQSPEAPNGLTVGELVAYGRFPHQSGFGKLMAKDKEKIDWALKIINMEEFKDRPIESLSGGQRQRVWIAMTLAQETEILLLDEPTTYLDLAHQLEILQLLDDLNKLHGQTIVMVIHDLNNAARFADYMVGIKDGNIVCSGTPREIMTNDNLKKIFNIDAVVVDEPINHKPVCITYNLI, from the coding sequence ATGAATAGCATAAAAACTGAGAATCTTTCTATTTCTTATGGAGATTCTGACATTGTAAAAGATTTAAATTTAAATATACCTCAAGGAAAAATTACAACTATTATAGGCTCAAATGGTTGTGGAAAATCAACCATATTAAAAACTATTGCAAGAATATTAAAACCTAAAAACGGAATCATATACATAAATGGTAATGACATTCAAAGTTTAAGTTCGAAATCAATAGCAAAAAAAATGGCGGTTTTACCTCAAAGTCCCGAGGCACCAAATGGGTTAACTGTAGGTGAACTTGTAGCCTATGGAAGATTTCCTCATCAAAGTGGATTTGGTAAATTAATGGCCAAGGATAAAGAAAAAATAGATTGGGCACTAAAGATAATTAACATGGAAGAATTCAAAGATAGGCCTATAGAGTCATTATCCGGTGGACAAAGACAAAGGGTATGGATAGCTATGACTCTCGCACAAGAAACAGAAATTTTATTATTAGATGAACCTACAACTTATTTAGATTTAGCACATCAGTTAGAAATTCTACAATTATTGGATGATTTAAATAAATTACATGGACAAACTATTGTCATGGTAATTCATGATTTAAATAACGCAGCAAGGTTCGCAGATTATATGGTTGGAATTAAAGATGGTAACATAGTTTGTAGTGGAACCCCTAGAGAAATAATGACTAATGATAATCTAAAAAAGATATTTAACATAGATGCCGTAGTTGTTGATGAACCTATAAACCATAAACCAGTCTGTATTACCTATAACTTAATATAG
- a CDS encoding FecCD family ABC transporter permease, giving the protein MIISILSILLLSIFIISFNIGTFAIGPIDVIKTFFGQGDKKQELVLFTMRLPRIIIALLVASALAVSGTVLQGITKNDLADPGILGISSGAALAVVIYIYFMNGKAYSDVNLLTIFTMPIIALFGAGFAAFLIYTLAWKKGINPTRLILMGIGINSAFSAILVLFQFRFSTQDFNKIMIWTSGSIWGTNWNYVIATLPFVFIFTGLIIYKARYLDVLSLGDELSVGLGVNIEKERRTLLIYTVALAGAATAVAGTIAFLGLISPHVARKLVGPKHKLLLPTSALVSSIILLLSDTIAKNVLAPIEMPVGIVVSIIGVPYFIYLIMKE; this is encoded by the coding sequence TTGATTATAAGCATTTTATCTATTTTGCTCCTTTCAATATTTATAATTAGCTTTAATATAGGAACCTTTGCTATAGGTCCTATTGATGTAATTAAAACATTCTTTGGACAAGGAGATAAAAAACAGGAACTAGTACTTTTCACTATGAGACTTCCACGAATAATTATAGCTCTACTTGTAGCAAGCGCTTTAGCAGTATCCGGAACAGTACTTCAAGGAATAACTAAAAATGATCTCGCAGACCCTGGTATATTAGGTATAAGTTCTGGTGCAGCACTAGCTGTAGTTATTTATATATATTTTATGAATGGAAAAGCATATTCTGATGTAAATTTACTTACTATATTTACTATGCCTATTATAGCTCTCTTTGGAGCAGGCTTTGCGGCCTTCCTTATTTATACTTTAGCATGGAAAAAAGGTATAAATCCCACTAGATTGATCCTGATGGGTATAGGTATCAATTCTGCTTTTTCTGCTATATTGGTTCTATTTCAATTTAGATTTTCAACGCAGGATTTTAACAAAATAATGATTTGGACCTCAGGAAGTATTTGGGGAACTAATTGGAATTATGTTATAGCAACGCTCCCTTTTGTATTCATTTTTACAGGACTTATAATTTATAAGGCTAGATACCTTGATGTTTTAAGTTTAGGTGACGAGTTATCAGTCGGACTTGGCGTGAATATAGAAAAAGAGAGAAGGACACTACTAATATATACCGTGGCCTTAGCAGGAGCAGCTACAGCTGTTGCAGGAACCATAGCATTTTTAGGGTTGATTTCTCCACATGTAGCTAGAAAACTTGTTGGACCAAAGCACAAATTATTATTACCAACTTCAGCCTTAGTTAGTTCAATAATTTTATTGTTGTCTGACACTATAGCTAAAAACGTTTTAGCTCCTATTGAAATGCCTGTTGGAATAGTTGTTTCAATTATTGGGGTACCCTATTTCATTTATTTGATTATGAAAGAATAA